The Streptococcus viridans genome contains the following window.
TCCAAATTGTTTGTTGGCAATATTTTTTAGATTGCTTCCCATCCAGTAGCCTGATTCAGAAAGCGTGTTGAGAGGCATTTCTTGGTACTTGTAGCCAGCTTCATCATAGGTAATCTTATTGGAAGCGACATCAAATTCCTCATCGGAGAGATCGACCAGTTGCACATTAACTTGGTAGTCTTTGATCTCTTGATTGGTTAGCTTGGCTAAGGCAGCTTGGAAATGGACGGGAATATGCCCTTTAATAGTCACATCTTCGGTAGCCTCAGCTGCAAACAAAGCATTGGCAGTAGACGATTGCTTGGTGGTATGAGAATCCCGATTGGTCCAATCCATCCCTGCCCCATAGTAATCATTATCAATGGTTTCTTCCTCTCGTCTAGAAAGGGTCTTCAGGGTCAATTGATTGCTAGACTCCCAGCTAGAATAGTGTTCCCACTTAGATGGATCGTAGTTATTAGACACGGTTACTTCTGGTAAAGACTCTACCTGATTTTCTGCATCATATAGGTAGTGACTAAACCAAAGATTGAGAAGGTCACTAACACTTTGTTGGCCCTCCTTAATTCCGAAGCGTTTATTGACAGGATAAATATGATCTCCTTGATAGAGGTAAAGCTTCACAGGTTGTCCAGCCTTCTTCAAAGTCTGATACATCAGGTCAAAGTGTTTGGTTCTGACATTATCATCATTTAGCCCATGCATGACTAGGGCACTGGCCTTGAATTTTTCTGGATGAAGGGTATAATCGCGATTTTTCCAGATGTCGCTATAATTATAGCCATGTTTATGTTGGTCGCGATTCAACTGAGTAATGTAGCGGGCATAGTCCTCTTTAATCTTGTTCCAATCAGCCGGATCTAGAATCCGATTGGATACATAGACAGACAAATGAGACAAATCTCTATAAGGACCGACGTTAAAGGTCGTTCCTTGACTGTTGTAATAATCATACCAGCTTGCGATTCCAGCTGCAGGGACGATAGTCTTTAAACCTTCGACTCCTGTCGCAGCCACTCCAAAAGTAGTGGTTCCTGCCCATGACAGGCCTGTCATACCGACTTTTCCATTTGACCAGTCTGCTTTAATAGCAATATTCGATGTCTTATCTGTATAAGCAACACGTTTGCCATTTAGCCATTCAATGACACTCTTATAACCAGCTACTTCCAGGTCGCTTCCTGTTGTATTAATTCCCTCCGACTGATAGCTTCCCAATCCAGATGTAGTAACCACGGCATAGCCTCGCACCAAGAAATAGTTGTACCAGTTAATATTTTCATAATCGTAGCGAGTGAAGGTCGCATCACTCTCATTTGGATTTTTATAGTACCAGTCTTTGGAATCTGCCTTTTTAGCATGTTCTAAAGTCGTGGTAGAACCAGTTTGACGACGAGGATCTACATAACGATAGAGGTTCTTGTTGTCAAACTCGCCCTCTTCTTTTAGACCAATTTCGCCAAGGGTTTCCTTATTAGTTGTTCCTGCTACGTAAGGACTTGCCTCATAGATAGTAGAGGCTTTGAAATCCCCATTGGCAACAGCTTTCGGTAGTTGAACAAATGTTTTAATAAGATCTCTTTTGCCATCTCCATCTGTATCATAGTCTGATTCGACATAGACCACAAAGCGGACAATATCACTCTTTTCATTGGAATAGCCAGTTTCTACATCACCCGGAGTAAAAGGAAAAATAGGCTGGGTCTTGCCATTAAGGATGAGAGGTTCTTTTTTCTCTGCACGATAGGCCTCTCTTAATTTCTTAGCAATTGAAATCATATGATTTAGATTCTGGACGGGCTCATCCTTGCCTACCCCGTCCGGAATCATCCCCAAGCTCTTTGCAAACTCAAGTCGATCATCAATCGTTGCACCTGTTTGATCCGGTTTGGCCTCCGCCCATTTCAGCAACTCGTCTGCTGTTTCTCCTATGGTCAAATTTTGATTTGCCACATTTGGATTTTCAATCAAACTAGAGAGTTTTCCTGACGTTTCTGATACCGATAAAGGTTTCGGTAACCCTCCTAAAGTATCGTCAGTTTCAGTTAGCTTGCTAGCGTCCACCTCCACTGGGCGCTCTTCCTCAGCATCTGCCTCCACTACTGAATTAAGGCTTGCAGTTTCAGACTGGGCATTGGTTTGTGAATTCTCTTTAGAAATAGTTTCTGGAGAACGAACTAGCTCAGCAACTGCTTCGATCGGCTTTTCAGCTTGCTCATCGGCTTGAACCTGATTGGCTATTACTATAGGCGATAGCAATAAAGCAGAAAAAATAAAAGTAAGCTTCTTTTTCCTCATAATGAAACTCCTTTAAAATTGTAGAAAATTGAAAGAAGGAAAGCCTTCTGACAAAATGACAACGTTTACAACTTTATTGTAGTCTCTCCAGACTTTATAGTCAAATCAAATAAAAAGCCATTATCAAAATATAATCTTTCTGAAAGTTGAAATAATTGAAAAAGACCTATGATAAATATTTTATAGTTTTCATACCCTCTTTTCACATAAAAAAGCAAGTTTCAATCCGTTTTTTTACCGGTAGAAACTTGCTTTAACTTTTATAGAATTTTATCCTACTTGCGATACATCTTCACTTGTAGGTAGAGATCGTTATAGACGCCCAACCACTTCTTGCCAAGTTGTTCGTAGACTTCTAAGTTCTTTAGCGTGTCATCACTTGGGTAGAAGGACTGGTCTTCTTGGACCTCTTCTGGTAGCATCTTCTTAGCTTCTTTGTTCGGTGTGGAATAACCGACATAGAGAGCATTCTTATATGCATTTTCTGGGCGAAGCATGAAGTTGATAAAGGCATAAGCTGCTTCTTTATTCTTCACGGTCTTTGGAATGACAATGTTGTCAAACCAAAGGTTACTGGCTTCTGATGGGACGACATAGCGGAGGTCCTCATTGGCCTCTAGCATTTGACTGGCTTCACCGGAGAAGGTCACCCCAATAGCCGCATTGTTCTGGATCATGTAGCCTTTCATTTCATCGGCTACAAGGGCCTTGATATTGGGCATCAAGGTATAAAGCTTATCAACAGACTCTTGTAATTGCTGAGGATCCTTGGAGTTGAGACTATAGCCTAAGCTATTGAGTCCAATCCCCATGACCTCACGCGCCCCATCGTACATCATGATGTCATTCTTGTACTCTGGTCTCCATAGATCCGCCCAGTGCTCAGGGGCCTTATCAACCATCTTGCTATTGTAGATGATGCCAAGAGTCCCCCAGAAGTAAGGAACTGAATACTGATTGTCCGGATCAAAATCCAAGTCCAAGAAACGTGGGTCGATATTGTCTAAGCCTTTCAGTTTGGACTTATCCAACTTTTCAAGCAGGTTTTCATCCATCATCTTAGCGATCATGTATTCACTTGGGATAGCAATATCGTATGCCGTTCCCCCTTGCTTGATTTTGGTGTACATAGCTTCATTGGAATCAAAGGTATTGTATTGGACTTGAACACCTGTTTCTTTGGTAAATTCCTCAAGCAATTCAGGATCGATATAATCTCCCCAGTTGTAGATGACCAGCTTGTCACTGTCTTTTGGATTGGTCTTGGCTTCAAGACGGGCACTTAGCCCCGCTAATACGAGAATCACAACGACAATCCCTAGCAAGAATGAATAGAGTTTTTTCATACTGTCTCCTCCTTCTCTCTAGTGATAAAGTAATAGCCGACCACCAGTAAGATACTGAAGAGGAAGACCAAGGCAGAAAGGGCATTGATATTCAATGAAATCCCTTGGCGAGCACGTGAGTAAATCTCAACAGACAAGGTCGTAAAACCATTTCCTGTGACAAAGAAGGTCACCGCAAAGTCATCCAAGGAATAGGTAAAGGCCATGAAATAACCGGCGATAATGGCAGGTGTCAAATAAGGAAGCATGATTTCCTTCAACATCTGCACCTGATTAGCTCCTAGATCATAGGCTGCATTGACCATATCACGGTTCATTTCTTTCAAGCGTGGCAAGACCATCAAGACTACGATTGGAATCGAGAAGGCCACGTGACTCATCAAGACCGAGGCAAAGCCAAGCTGGAACTTGATCGTCGTAAAGAGGATCAGGAAGCTAGCTCCGATCATAACGTCAGGTGCCACCATGAGGATGTTATTGATGGACAAAAACGGTCCTTCAAATTTCTTCTTAGATTGGTAGATATAGATCGCCCCAAAGGTCCCAATAATGGTCGCAATCAAGGCTGACAAGAAGGCCAAAAGGAAGGTCTGTGAGAGGATCAACATGAGACGCGTGTCCTCAAAGAGACTTTGGAAATGCTCCAAGGTAAAGCCTGTAAAAGCATTCATATCTCCGCCAGCATTAAAGGCATAGGAAATCAAGTAGAAGATTGGTAGATAAAGGAGCAGGAAAATCAATCCTAAATAGATACGTGAAATCTTTTTCATCGTTCACTCCTTTCTCTCGTTACCCACATGACTAAGAGCATAGCAAGGATCAAGACCACTCCAATGGTCGAACCCATTCCCCAGTTTTGCGTTGTGAGGAAATGTTGCTCGATGGC
Protein-coding sequences here:
- a CDS encoding CocE/NonD family hydrolase gives rise to the protein MRKKKLTFIFSALLLSPIVIANQVQADEQAEKPIEAVAELVRSPETISKENSQTNAQSETASLNSVVEADAEEERPVEVDASKLTETDDTLGGLPKPLSVSETSGKLSSLIENPNVANQNLTIGETADELLKWAEAKPDQTGATIDDRLEFAKSLGMIPDGVGKDEPVQNLNHMISIAKKLREAYRAEKKEPLILNGKTQPIFPFTPGDVETGYSNEKSDIVRFVVYVESDYDTDGDGKRDLIKTFVQLPKAVANGDFKASTIYEASPYVAGTTNKETLGEIGLKEEGEFDNKNLYRYVDPRRQTGSTTTLEHAKKADSKDWYYKNPNESDATFTRYDYENINWYNYFLVRGYAVVTTSGLGSYQSEGINTTGSDLEVAGYKSVIEWLNGKRVAYTDKTSNIAIKADWSNGKVGMTGLSWAGTTTFGVAATGVEGLKTIVPAAGIASWYDYYNSQGTTFNVGPYRDLSHLSVYVSNRILDPADWNKIKEDYARYITQLNRDQHKHGYNYSDIWKNRDYTLHPEKFKASALVMHGLNDDNVRTKHFDLMYQTLKKAGQPVKLYLYQGDHIYPVNKRFGIKEGQQSVSDLLNLWFSHYLYDAENQVESLPEVTVSNNYDPSKWEHYSSWESSNQLTLKTLSRREEETIDNDYYGAGMDWTNRDSHTTKQSSTANALFAAEATEDVTIKGHIPVHFQAALAKLTNQEIKDYQVNVQLVDLSDEEFDVASNKITYDEAGYKYQEMPLNTLSESGYWMGSNLKNIANKQFGTIKTKYKVISSGWINLANPDAGYASASSSSSIDPKLGEFRNYTVYLQPNLYTVKKGHKLGLVFTTFDSNYVWTDDPYSYRLKTRSIVAEIPTVQKSSLRYAWYVPNEKDEAYQVLPLVEEPLPEYPLDPLVPSVNQKEQMPNKDYTPYNSGSLAVESSKKDMLAPLAVNYQQETPETVDEDLPQVSSTRKEGLYLPQTGMTTNFEVTSSVLGIVLLVGMGIVQLKEREN
- a CDS encoding ABC transporter substrate-binding protein, with amino-acid sequence MKKLYSFLLGIVVVILVLAGLSARLEAKTNPKDSDKLVIYNWGDYIDPELLEEFTKETGVQVQYNTFDSNEAMYTKIKQGGTAYDIAIPSEYMIAKMMDENLLEKLDKSKLKGLDNIDPRFLDLDFDPDNQYSVPYFWGTLGIIYNSKMVDKAPEHWADLWRPEYKNDIMMYDGAREVMGIGLNSLGYSLNSKDPQQLQESVDKLYTLMPNIKALVADEMKGYMIQNNAAIGVTFSGEASQMLEANEDLRYVVPSEASNLWFDNIVIPKTVKNKEAAYAFINFMLRPENAYKNALYVGYSTPNKEAKKMLPEEVQEDQSFYPSDDTLKNLEVYEQLGKKWLGVYNDLYLQVKMYRK
- a CDS encoding ABC transporter permease, coding for MKKISRIYLGLIFLLLYLPIFYLISYAFNAGGDMNAFTGFTLEHFQSLFEDTRLMLILSQTFLLAFLSALIATIIGTFGAIYIYQSKKKFEGPFLSINNILMVAPDVMIGASFLILFTTIKFQLGFASVLMSHVAFSIPIVVLMVLPRLKEMNRDMVNAAYDLGANQVQMLKEIMLPYLTPAIIAGYFMAFTYSLDDFAVTFFVTGNGFTTLSVEIYSRARQGISLNINALSALVFLFSILLVVGYYFITREKEETV